A genomic segment from Glycine soja cultivar W05 chromosome 18, ASM419377v2, whole genome shotgun sequence encodes:
- the LOC114396352 gene encoding peptidyl-prolyl cis-trans isomerase FKBP19, chloroplastic-like isoform X1 — translation MASISSLSLTSVSLPKSQSLDPKKISDSSSSSAGSRSQSCCCAPSFQRRKMLLSSAAIVAGTLCSNSVSGVSLAAEFADMPALRGKDYGKTKMRYPDYTETESGLQYKDLRPGNGPKPKMGETVVVDWDGYTIGYYGRIFEARNKTKGGSFEGDDKDFFKFKIGYNEVIPAFEEAVSGMALGGIRRIIVPPELGYPENDFNKSGPRPTTFSGQRALDFVLRNQGLIDKTLLFDIELLKIIPN, via the exons ATGGCATCAATTTCGTCCTTATCTCTCACTTCTGTTTCCCTCCCCAAATCTCAATCTCTG GACCCCAAGAAAATCTCtgattcttcttcctcctctg CAGGCAGCAGGAGTCAAAGTTGTTGTTGCGCGCCATCGTTCCAACGAAGAAAGATGCTTCTATCTTCCGCCGCCATCGTTGCCGGAACCTTGTGCAGCAATTCAGTCAGCGGAGTCAGTTTGGCAGCTGAATTCGCCGATA TGCCAGCGCTTAGAGGGAAGGATTATGGCAAGACAAAAATGCGATACCCAGACTACACTGAAACTGAATCAGGACTCCAATATAAG GACTTGCGACCTGGGAATGGCCCCAAACCCAAGATGGGTGAGACAGTAGTG GTAGACTGGGATGGCTACACCATAGGTTATTATGGCCGCATATTTGAAGCACGGAATAAAACCAAGGGTGGTTCCTTTGAG GGCGATGACAAggactttttcaaattcaaaataggTTATAATGAG GTAATACCAGCTTTTGAAGAGGCTGTTTCGGGCATGGCTCTTGGGGGCATTAGAAG GATAATTGTTCCCCCGGAACTTGGATATCCTGAGAATGATTTCAATAAGAGTGGCCCAAGACCAACAACATTCTCG gGCCAACGAGCCTTGGATTTTGTGTTGAGGAATCAGGGGTTGATAGACAAGACTCTCTTGTTTGATATTGAGCTGTTGAAGATTATTCCAAACTGA
- the LOC114396352 gene encoding peptidyl-prolyl cis-trans isomerase FKBP19, chloroplastic-like isoform X2: MASISSLSLTSVSLPKSQSLDPKKISDSSSSSGSRSQSCCCAPSFQRRKMLLSSAAIVAGTLCSNSVSGVSLAAEFADMPALRGKDYGKTKMRYPDYTETESGLQYKDLRPGNGPKPKMGETVVVDWDGYTIGYYGRIFEARNKTKGGSFEGDDKDFFKFKIGYNEVIPAFEEAVSGMALGGIRRIIVPPELGYPENDFNKSGPRPTTFSGQRALDFVLRNQGLIDKTLLFDIELLKIIPN; encoded by the exons ATGGCATCAATTTCGTCCTTATCTCTCACTTCTGTTTCCCTCCCCAAATCTCAATCTCTG GACCCCAAGAAAATCTCtgattcttcttcctcctctg GCAGCAGGAGTCAAAGTTGTTGTTGCGCGCCATCGTTCCAACGAAGAAAGATGCTTCTATCTTCCGCCGCCATCGTTGCCGGAACCTTGTGCAGCAATTCAGTCAGCGGAGTCAGTTTGGCAGCTGAATTCGCCGATA TGCCAGCGCTTAGAGGGAAGGATTATGGCAAGACAAAAATGCGATACCCAGACTACACTGAAACTGAATCAGGACTCCAATATAAG GACTTGCGACCTGGGAATGGCCCCAAACCCAAGATGGGTGAGACAGTAGTG GTAGACTGGGATGGCTACACCATAGGTTATTATGGCCGCATATTTGAAGCACGGAATAAAACCAAGGGTGGTTCCTTTGAG GGCGATGACAAggactttttcaaattcaaaataggTTATAATGAG GTAATACCAGCTTTTGAAGAGGCTGTTTCGGGCATGGCTCTTGGGGGCATTAGAAG GATAATTGTTCCCCCGGAACTTGGATATCCTGAGAATGATTTCAATAAGAGTGGCCCAAGACCAACAACATTCTCG gGCCAACGAGCCTTGGATTTTGTGTTGAGGAATCAGGGGTTGATAGACAAGACTCTCTTGTTTGATATTGAGCTGTTGAAGATTATTCCAAACTGA
- the LOC114394453 gene encoding EEF1A lysine methyltransferase 2-like encodes MLRYGEVVVSGQHEQTITLHTSLSSMAGIRLQPEDSDVSQQSRAVPLSAADLVSDDDRSVAADSWSIKSEYGSTLDDDQRHADAAEALSNANLRPPSDYSSDKDEPDSEAVTSMLGFQSYWDAAYADELTNFREHGHAGEVWFGVDVMEVVASWTKTLCVEISQGRIPNDVDEVKTEVDELGDKVLSTWSVLDIGTGNGLLLQELAKQGFSDLTGTDYSERAINLAQSLANRDGFSNVKFLVDDVLETKLEQEFRLVMDKGTLDAIGLHPDGPVKRMMYWDSVSKLVAPGGILVVTSCNSTKDELVQEVESFNQRKIATAQELEALKGEEPCREPPFQYVSHVRTYPTFMFGGSVGSRVATVAFIRK; translated from the exons ATGCTGCGTTATGGAGAAGTAGTAGTAAGCGGTCAGCACGAACAAACAATCACATTACACACTTCTCTCTCTTCAATGGCCGGAATCCGCTTGCAGCCGGAAGACTCCGACGTCTCCCAACAATCCCGCGCGGTGCCTCTCTCCGCCGCCGATCTGGTCTCCGACGACGACCGCTCCGTCGCCGCTGACTCCTGGTCCATCAAGAGCGAGTATGGCAGCACTCTCGACGACGACCAGCGCCACGCCGACGCCGCCGAAGCTCTCTCCAACGCGAACCTCCGACCTCCCTCCGATTACAG TTCTGACAAGGATGAACCTGATTCTGAAGCAGTCACGTCCATGCTGGGATTTCAGAGTTATTGGGATGCTGCATATGCTGACGAGCTCACAAATTTTCGTGAACATGGTCATGCTGGTGAAGTCTG GTTTGGAGTTGATGTGATGGAAGTAGTTGCATCTTGGACAAAAACCTTGTGTGTTGAAATTTCTCAAGGTCGCATACCAAATGATGTTGACGAGGTTAAGACTGAAGTTGACGAACTAGGTGATAAAGTTTTGTCTACTTGGAGTGTACTAGATATTGGGACTGGCAATGGTTTACTTCTCCAAGAATTAGCTAAACAAGG GTTCTCTGATTTAACTGGGACTGATTATAGTGAAAGGGCCATCAACCTTGCTCAAAGCCTTGCTAATCGTGATGGATTTTCCAATGTCAAATTTTTG gttGATGATGTCCTTGAGACAAAGTTGGAACAAGAGTTTCGACTTGTCATGGATAAAGGGACGCTAGATGCTATTGGATTGCATCCTGATGGTCCTGTCAAGAG AATGATGTATTGGGATTCTGTTTCGAAGTTGGTTGCTCCTGGTGGAATACTT GTGGTCACATCATGTAACAGTACAAAGGATGAGTTGGTACAAGAAGTGGAAAGTTTCAACCAACGAAAAATTGCTACTGCACAGGAACTTGAGGCACTGAAGGGTGAGGAGCCATGCAGAGAGCCCCCATTTCAGTATGTAAGTCATGTCCGCACATATCCAACATTCATGTTTGGTGGATCCGTAGGCTCCCGTGTTGCTACCGTGGCATTCATTCGGAAATGA